CCACCAGACCCGTGGCCAGCGCTTTCACCTCCTCTTCACTCAACGGGCTGACCAGTCCGAAGGTGTGGGTTCCCAGCTCATGCAGATTGCCGTCGTCGTCGGTCATGGTCAGTAAAAAACCGCCGCGGGTCAGATGGTTGTTGATTTCATTGAGTTCTGTCAGTGAATCTTCATGAATTTTGACGGTTACCACGTAGCGCGCGATCTCTCCACTGCTCATAATTCACCTCGTTGTTATCCCGAAATTTTTTTAGCATAGACGATTCATGCCATTTGTCGCCCTCGCCGGGTCACCGGGAGGGCAACGGTTACGCATTGGTCAGGTATGTGAAAATTTTCTGCGTGTCATCCAGCGAGCACAGCCGTGTGCCGTGATTAATGGTCGCCGCACTGCCAGCCGCTACGCCGTACTGGGTCATCTCCCGTAAGGACGCGCCTTGCGCCAGCTTCAGGGTCATGGCACCCACCATGCTGTCACCCGCGCCGACGGTGCTCTGGCTTTTCATCGGCGGCGGCACAACATGCACCGAACCGCTTTCATCCACGGCCAGCGCCCCCTGTGGGCCGAGGGACACCACCACCCGGCGGGCTTTACCGCTCTTCACCAGCTCTTCGGCGGCACTGCGCACGTCATCCGGCTGGCTGAGATCGCGATTGACCAGGGCGCTTAGCTCTTTCTGATTAGGTTTTACCAGCTCGATGTTGCCGAGAGCCAGCGCGGCGCTGAGCGCCTCCCCGGAGCTGTCAACGATGCAGCGGATGCCGTTCTGTTGCGCCGCACGGATCAGCTGCGTCAGGCGTTCGGTTTTTACGCCGGGGGGGCAGACTGCCGCTGATGACCAGCAGCGCGCCGGTCTCGATGGCCAGCACTTTCTCTTCCAGCTGGCGAAATTCATCTTCGCTCAGGGTCGCGCCGGGCATCACAAAGCGGTACTGCTCGTGGGTGGATTCAACATGCACGTGCAGGTTTTGCCGGGTCCAGTCATGGGCATCGACCGTCTCCACGGCGACCTGCTCATCAGCCAGAAGCGAGACAAGGTGTTCGCCCGTCGCGCCTCCTGCGGGAAAGATGGCGGTGGCTTTTCCGCCGAGGTGAACAATGGCACGCGCCACGTTAATCCCGCCGCCGCCGGGTTCGAAAACGGGCGCGCTGCAGCGGAGCTTCCCTTCCGGATAGAGTTGTGCCGTTAGGGTTGCACTGTCCAGGGAAGGGGAGAGCGTCAACGTAAAGATACGATCCATGCTGATCTCCTGTGAATGAGGATAGCCTTAAGCCTGGCACCG
This Leclercia sp. S52 DNA region includes the following protein-coding sequences:
- the ghoS gene encoding type V toxin-antitoxin system endoribonuclease antitoxin GhoS, which produces MSSGEIARYVVTVKIHEDSLTELNEINNHLTRGGFLLTMTDDDGNLHELGTHTFGLVSPLSEEEVKALATGLVESATGKEPQVEVTSWENWQKQQQ